tatttaattcggCTTTCAGACCCTGCCAGGATCCAATCACTTCGCCCGTCTGGATCTCGTACCACTGGCGGGCGAATTTCGTTAATTTGCTGAACGCGGCCAGTAAAGTGATCCCGTCGGTCGCACCGTGTATAACGGCAACTTGGTCGTCTCGACCACACGGAAACGTTCTCGTCCTCACCGCCACTAAACTCCGGAATCTGGGAGGCCAGCCAGCTAACCGCGTTTCCCGTCGGTAATGAATTCCCACTTATCTGCGTATGGCCGTTTATTgcagaattaatattattataaatattagtcGTCACATTACTTTCGGTCCTGGTTATAGATTCTGGGCTACCTGGGTCTGCCTCTCCCTCGACCTGGACAACCTGGACGTTTCCTGCCCTCGGCGCCAGCTGCTCGGCGCCAGTACTTGCAACATGaactgctgctgttgttgctgaaGCTCCTGCTGCTGCTTCATCATCGTCGTGGAGATGTCCGACATCGCCTGACGGAACATCTCCGACGTCAACGGCTCTTCTCCGACGGTTCGTCTTGAAGACGATGCTGCCGGGACGTGGACTTTGCAAACCGCCTGCTGCTCGTCCAACGTTCTCTTCGACGGCCCAATCCTCTCGAGGTGGATCAAAATTTGCTCGATAAGGAGGTCTCGGTCGTTTATCATCGGTATCTGATACCGCCGAGCCTCCCTTAGAATCGTTTCTAACGAAGCCTGCTCTAGTTCCTCACGATCAAGCATCGATCGAGTTTTTGGCATGATGCTTGCCCGACACGACACGACAACgtctttttaatacttttttctaatttctcaGACTCAAAGAGCCCGTTTTCTACTCCGACACGACACGGCAACGATTTCAGTCTTTCCGACACGATGCGGACTTGAAAAGCCCTTTATCTGTTCCGACACGACACGGCAACGATTTTTTAAGTCTTTCCGGCACAATGCGGACTTAAGGATAATAATCCCACTTCTGAGCTGtaagattttttcaagagtctaatattttaaataaattgaataaaactgaATGTTCGGCAACCGTTTAATTTTTGAACGATAAGACGGTTACGTCCTATCTCTGaccttatttattatacatggAATTATTCCGGCAAAAGTTATTGGGTTGTCAGGAACGACAGTCTTTGAACAAAAATGAATCGACACAGCTTCTAGATTGAACactttaacatttaatttaaagatattatacGTAATATTACAAAGTACGACTTCACCCGAAATTCTAAGTCCTTATTCTCGACAAAATTCACGACTGTctctctaataaatttttccttGCGACCTACGCTTTCGACTCGACGTTAGAGAGTGATTTTCAATTTACATTTCTTTATCAAGTCACCTCTTTAGAACATTCtcgaaaaaaatgaacaaataCAGTGTTTTCCTTAAAATATAGGGCGGGAGCGCGCCCGCGCAGAATCGATATATGCGAGGCGCTGATCGAGTCTTTGGCTGCCGTCAGCTGGCGCCGTCTATCGATTAATTTCATTGCCATCTTTCAAGATCTTGTAGTCACTACTAGCTGTAAAAGGTTATGTATTGTGCGAAATAAAACGAACTATCGATAGAGTATCGATAGTTATCGATCTTTAAATACAGCGTGTAGCTGAGTTGTTATTTCAAGTCTATCTTACAGATAGTTTTGTAAAGCAGATGATCTAGCACAATCGATCTACTTAGGGAAATTTTGTCAGGAATCCTTGAGAGGGCAAAAGACTAAAGTGCACGTTTTCTCACTATAAAGCTTTATTTAGCAACTCACAACTTAGGTATTTTGTACTGAACGCAAAAGACTCAAGGTCTCCACGCCTGTTTTCTCGGCGAGAGCCTCTTCGCGACTCTTTTTTTACTTCACTCGACGACCGCGCTTAGACCGATCTCGCAACGAACTACCAATCTTAGGCCCGTATTCATAGTCCaaacttatttttaagatCGCCTTAAGTTCGGTCTTAAGACGCCCTCTAGATTCATAGTTGTGACTTAAGGTAATCTTAAGATCACGCCTTAAGTATTACCTTTGTGAAGACTGTCTTCAaataagacaatcttaaatgacgtaaaaaagtgaaaataagaCCGTCTGTGTGAAGTCCAGTCAAATGAGCTCTTAAGGTGATCTTATTTGAAATCGCTAGTGAAAAAAGTGTGGTTACAACGTGGTATTGTGTCCTAAAAGCTAAAGCTAAGCAAGAAAAATGGATATTcaagcaataaatattgaagaaattgaAGACATCGAAGATGTTAGAGTGATACGAATTCCGAAACGATATATCCGTGATGCAAATAACCCATTCGAATTTTACGAAGAATCAGAATTTAAAAGACGCTTTAGATTCTCTAAAGAATCGATTTTATATGGAATATTACCTAAAATAGAACAGTATTTGACGAAGATCAATAATCGTGGTTTACCTGTTTCTCCTGCTATACAATTGTTAGTTTGTCTACGGTTTTACGCAAGTTCAAGTTTTCAGGTTAGACgcatgataatatatattttatagattattttattttatatatacatgtattagataattaaaataaatgcgttTTAACGTTACAGATGGTTATTGGAGATACAGTAGCATTATCACAACCAACAATATCTAGAATTGTATTTCGTGTATCTGCTCTACTTGCTAGtttgataaaagaaagtataaaaatgcCTACTAgtcaagaaagaaaaaatgaaaattatcaaCTATTTCGAATTCTTGGATATGGTAACGGAGCAATTGGTTTACCTGGGATTGATGGTGCAATTGACTGCACACATATACGCTTAACACATACACGATTTTATCGTATTGATGAAGTATATCGAAATAGAAAAGGGtacttttcattaaatgtaCAGGTATGTTACTATAATTCATCCCAGCAAATTAAAGTAACATTGGGTGCTTTTTATTTAGcgatcataaatataattctatctTTGTTGTTCGCtgttgttgaaaaaaaaattagaatgaTGCTTTTGTCGACTTGTGTCGCTAAATGGAAAGCACCCagtaatataacatttaatgttTCAATATCCTATTCAAAAATACTAACTGTTatgtaacacacacacacacacacgcgcgtgcgcgcgcggcaTGTTATATTACAGTTATATTGTTGAGTAGGACATTGAAACACTTATATTATCGTTACTTTGTGTTTGCtggaataattgataattatactaataattatttatataatgctaacatatatatatatatatatatacaatacacatttaattctttatttgcttCAATATAACAGACCGTAGTTGGACCACGAATGGAATTTTTGGATGTTGTACCAGAATATCCTGGCAGTCAGCATGATAGCAGGATTTTCCAAAATTCAAGAATATATATGCAGTATATGCAGGGAAGATTAAATGGAAAACTAGTTGGTGATTCTGGTTATCCGACTTTACCATTTCTTTTAACACCAATAGGAAATCCTCAGACAGACGAAGAAATAATGTAAGAAATCTTTCTCGTTTAATATCAAATACTCTCAATcgtatattactttattagaaatatttattgaatagcgagtgaaattttttttgcattcatactgaataattttatataattctgcaagagagatatatgtatttaatcagattggaaatttattcaattcatGTGTCgcataattcaaatattcaaatatctattttgaaattttatatgtattatttttgcacacaGGTACAATACTATTCACGGAAGAACGAGACAAATTGTAGAAAGAACATATGGCATATGGAAACGACGATTTCCTTGTCTATCAAGAGGACTTGGCACAAAATTGTTATGCTCTACAACTATCGTAATAGCATGTTCAGTGCTACACAATCTTGCTCTTATATTCCGTGATGAGCTTCCTGAGGATGAAGAAAATGACCCACATGATGAATATGAAGAAGTTCCGGTAGATCCACCACATTGGCAGCCAGGAGAAGGGTTTGCAGCAAGACAAGCTCTCATTGAACgtttatttcgataaatttaaaaaaacattaattatgctgtatacattattaattttgatacatatttataaatatatttatataaccgtatatatcattatcaatcatgtacaaaaaataaaccaactttttaaaattatgattgtgaagtatatattatataaaatatcaaataaaattataaaacatttataacacCTATAATCTAttgttgaatttaaattatgtataatttaatattaattctacataatctatataatctaattctaaaaaaataaaaaggttaataaaaattttgtatatatttatatatatatttattttaacatatataataacatatatagatacacaaataattatttaaacaaagtaactttttttataagtatagttttataagttaagtttttaatatatgagttttttattttgagtcAAGTGGATTATAAATacgatctttttctttttttagttgAAGTTCTGCTAATTCAGCTTTTGCTGAATTAGCTCTTATTTCTAatgtattgttttcttttaaatgagtTTCTCTTATAGCAGCCATCCTTTCTTCATGCCTTAATTTGACCTCTGCTAACTGTTGTTCCTGctctattataaattttattctttgaattttaactTCTTCTTCCGTTTCTCTTTCTGTGAATTTGCGTTTTTTCGCAGCTTTGCTAGTGTCGGTAGGCTTGTTAGTGTTGGTTATAAAGTtggttataaaattttctgtaaaaaaaatataatatatttaaaggtgttaaaaaaatcattttatatatacgtacattttatatacccaTTACACATGCACATGAACGTACGcataaacacacacacacacacacacacacacacacacacacacacacacacacacacacacacaatgcGTTATTCATTAAAGAtaagtaaaatacaaaaatactacaatatgaaaaaaaaaataaatacaaaaacaatacaatatgttattcattaaagataaatgtaaaaatatacatttgaatAGTACATACCTTTGGCAACTGATGTTATAGTTTCACATAATattgtttcattttctttattattttctgcaaaCGTTTCTACAAATTCAATGTCTACATCCTCGCTGCTATTTTGCACCATTTGTCTTTGATCTAGAATTcaagaacaaataaaacaaagctATAAGTGAAACAATAGCTGTTTTAAGAACTTAATAAAActtcatattttaatgaaaacaaaaacatagtcaattgttaaacatttttcagtTAAAACACAATGcccatattttttaaatatatctcagTAAACATGAACTGACaataacataacattattaatattataattttttactcaaCAATGTAACAATTGCAATGTAACATGCAATTGCATTGTATGCAACAGTTATATTgtgggaaattataatattgactaTTACGTTACTGTTAATTTGATGCTTACTTGATTTACTTCTTTGCGCACATGctttttaactattattatcCTTCGCATTCCAATTTGATAATTACTATTGATAAATGAATACTTACCTTCTATTTCATTGTCATTCatatttgatgaaaataatacagGGGCTGTAGCCATTAAAGTAGGTGCTATTAGAGCAACATCTGGATCTATTTCCGTAGAAGGTTTTTCCGGTCCTCCACCTGTAGCAAATCTAGCTTGCCTTTCTTTCGTTATTATATCTCTTTGGTTTTGTTTAAGATTAGTCCACAACTTCTTTAATTGCTGTATGCTTCTCtataatgttaaaagaatattagtaCAAAATGATATGTATGCTGATATGCAAACACATAACCTAACATAACTTATAttccataataaataaaaattctctcttACTTCTTGGATAATTAATGaggaattattaaattcttggCAGATACAATCCCACGCAGCTTCTTTTTCGCGTagtgtattaatattactttttttacattcgataacttgtttatatttgtttaaaatttgtaagaaaagACTTTTTTCCGCTGGCGTATAATGCttacttttgcttttattttccttttctattttttccattttttatcttttttataagattCTTTTTGCacttataagataaaaaaaagtaaaaatgtttatgCACATACTACGAAATCAGACTAACCTGTAATTTCAAAGCAACGAGCAGAATAGCCTTCTGTCATTGGTTGTTTCAACGGAATTATTCCGAAAATTTCCGAACGCAAACGAgcattgtcttaagcacggtcTTTATAAAGATAGTCTTATACGACACAAGACGATCCTAAGGATTAGCTTCTTCTTAAGAATTATCTTATACATAgattatgaatttataatgtcttaagacgatcttaatTGAATAAGATGATCTTCATGAAGATGATCTTAAGCATTGCCTtgagaacggactatgaatacggGCCTTAGTATGGCGCTCgcgcatataaataattcactaGCTTTGTGactagaaaaagaaatgacaCCTTACAGTTTGTTAAAGActaagatctatagagagaaagttacctcaggcaaaccggttgtgggcgagGAACGATTAAGTAagggggggagctagaaacagcttgatggcgagggtcgatgaaggaaggggagagcatgatctcatcgacaaacagtagctgtctgagatagcttctgtttgccgattagatcatcattgcccctcttgccgctcgtccctctcagcatttgcccctcttgccgctcgtccctctttgcgcatgaggcagtgatgcgatatttcccacagcggtcccggctccgctgcctcacacaaccttacagaagcgctacgtcacgtatccgtgtgagctcggccgttcaaccaatggaagagagcgaacgctcccttccaccgagccgacacaacagacgataaatgcatgctacttgcatgttaaaagcaagcgtttctgattcagaaaagaaattctgaggcgagtggctggaatattagagatcacctgttcgaaacctgcttcgtgcaacttttttttcttttttccacatttgtttctaacatagtaaattattagataatatttttttgcccaaaaaaataatattttctatttattattaatattcgcatatattaaattaacaattttagaaataatacagatctgctattgttaatagaaaaatgaagttattttacaatgttgcaacaaagtgctaatttaacatatgcgaatatttttaataaagataaaataattttttttagctaaaaacattatctaataatttacttaaaataaatatcaaaaaaggaaaaaaagttacaaaatcacagttttcaaacacgagatttttaatattcttgccattcgccttactcgtttagccatgcttgttattttacatttatcaacataaaagattacacgcctgcaaagcttttaattatttattttaaactactgcatattagcaagagttactgcagtaactacatatacatgtactgtggagattagtggaggaacacagtagcatattaaaactgcagtcaaatagatgtagattggtaattttattaatactattaataagtagtggtcttccgcaccacctttgaggttccacttatggcgcgttcgattttttttaagtggatcgtcgcctggagccctattgtaccactttttttacacctgttatttacaggttaaaataatttacagtagttgacactgtatttttgtatctatatacttactgtactttgtatactcactgtacttgtacttttgcgcgttgcgcgtatattggcgagttgggaaaattacttactttataattttttataaatacaaaatatattttgtatttattatgcctgcaatgctatcaagagtaatgagaaatacaaggtgtcccattttaaacaatccactcaaatatcttAGAAACACcgacttaaataataaaattttttaaataaaagttgtaggatttggagagggaaaaaatataggaatatttgtttgaccttggatggaagcgcttctgagatttgaaggtcatttttatttttttaaatggaaccactttaatttttttatataaatcgatttctcataatatttgtcgtaaaaagttataaaactaggatggccaaaaattgaatggtttacaagatattttatactttaatttgacataattttacataaactataaaatatctcgttaaatattcatttttcaattatcttacttcaacatttttatgcacaaaataatgagaggaatcaattggtgtaaaaaaatacatagttgactttaagaaaaaagtatatatatttaagaagaaagtatattatatcatatctgCTAAATATAGCTTAAATATAGCTCTgctagattttttcttaaagacaactatgtgtttttttttataccaattgattcctctcattattttgtgcataaaagtgttgaagtaagataattgaaaaatgaatatttaacgagatattttatagtttatgtaaaattatgtcaaattaaagtataaaatatcttgtaaaccattcaatttttggccatcctagttttataactttttacgacaaatattatgagaaatcgatttatataaaaaaattaaagtggttctatttaaaaaaataaaaatgaccttcaaatctcagaagcgcttccatccaaggtcaaacaaatatccctatatttttttcctctccaaatcctacaacttttatttaaaaaattttattatttaactcggtgtttctgagaaaatttgagtggattgtttaaaatgggacaccttgtatttctcattactcttgatagcattgcaggcataataaatacaaaatatattttgtatttataaaaaattataaagtaagtaattttcccaactcgccaatatacgcgcaacgcgcaaaagtacaagtacagtgagtatacaaagtacagtaagtatatagatacaaaaatacagtgtcaactactgtaaatttttttaacctgtaaataacaggtgtaaaaaaagtggtacaatagggctccaggcgacgatccacttaaaaaaaaatcgaacgcgccataagtggaacctcaaaggtggtgcggaagaccactacttattaatagtattaataaaattaccaatctacatctatttgactgcagttttaatatgctactgtgttcctccactaatctccacagtacatgtatatgtagttactgcagtaactcttactaatatgcagtagtttaaaataaataattaaaagctttgcaggcgtgtaatcttttatgttgataaatgtaaaataacaagcatggctaaacgagtaaggcgaatggcaagaatattaaaaatctcgtgtttgaaaactgtgattttgtaactttttttccttttttgatatttattttaagtaaattattagataatgtttttggctaaaaaaaattattttatctttattaaaaatattcgcatatgttaaattagcactttgttgcaacattgtaaaataacttcatttttctattaacaatagcagatctgtattatttctaaaattgttagtttaatatatgcgaatattaataataaatggaaaatattatttttttgggcaaaaaaatattatctaataatttactatgttagaaacaaatgtggaaaaaagaaaaaaaagttgcacgaagcaggtttcgaacaggtgatctctaatattccagccactcgcctcagaatttcttttctgaatcagaaacgcttgcttttaacatgcaagtagcatgcatttatcgtctgttgtgtcggctcggtggaagggagcgttcgctctcttccattggttgaacggccgagctcacacggatacgtgacgtagcgcttctgtaaggttgtgtgaggcagcggagccgggaccgctgtgggaaatatcgcatcactggcatgaggtaaccttctctctatagatcttggttaAAGACAGCGTGTAGACGGGGCAAGCGCGTTGGTCGACACGTGTGAGTTGCTTCGATTATCGATTGGACCAGCGGATCGTTCGGGCACGTGCGCGTTGATTTAATGATAGCTTGAATCGATCGGTCGCTAGTCGCGATTGCCTGCCGGATAAAAGGAACAGATTTTGAACGGGTGAAGACGGGAGCGAGGACACGCGTATTGCCCGTGTCCTGCGGTGATCTGAATTCGAATTGTAAGATCGCGCCGAGATCTTCCAATAGGCGGCGCCAGCTGTTACGAGCGTATAGCtacgtaatagattatttagaataagtcgggacacgtttgtggaaaaagtctttattcgatgttgctggtttgagctttgatcgagaactgaactggcgagaatgatcttcgtttaaggtgctgtaggaaaatcgtagcggcggaatgtttattggaaggaagcggttttgtcaaaaggaaaatatgcgtTAGGCATAGGGACAgcgtttatgtttattgcagtCATCGAAGGGTCATGTGTTTAGGATCAAGaaggagtaaagataaaaaaggttcaaaggttcgaataaaaagagtaatataaGAAACTATAAGTTGCGGCACGTAACACAGCTCGTGACTGCCAAATTCAGCCGACAGCGATCAGGAGCGATAGGCGATTACTGCGCGAGCGCGATCCTGCGCAATAATCCAGGAAGAATCGAGCTTTCCCGAAAATTCGAGAGGGTTCGATCTAGTTTTCCTTGGGAGAATGATCGTAAAAATCACTCTATCGCCGAACCACATAGAACAGTCGCTCAAAACCGATAAAATATAGAGAGACAGTCGGGCCGGTATTTTAACACATTTGGACTTAGCTAATTATCTCAAACTCTGTACttataagttaaaattatattgttaatagtTAAAGTAAAttcgtattaaattattcgagAACCATCCTGTGATTCCTGTTACCGTCGAACTAGCATCATTAttaacttaaataaataaggtCAAGTAAAGTCGACAGTTAAGATTTGAAATTAACGACGAACATAGGAGTgactttattcaatttatttattaaatattacattaatttcgaGTCGAACAAACGATAGTCGAAGATATCTCGCGAGAAACGTTGAAACCGTGCTGAGCTTTGCGGTATAGttcgccggaatccaggtttGTTCGGTTGGGGGTGTGTCAAAGAGTGTACGTGattgttaataattgtaacggtgcagcccgcaagctgcatcgttacggctacggaccgtccatcgtccgtagcccaccaagggcgcatcgagcgccgataaactTCTTATCaaaacaacggcggtcaatcgccgaaaatcccccacacccgaccgttccaaaatttccgttttgtgggggacttgccgccgaaaccgccgatgcttgccgattcgaagccattcggctgccagccgggtataaaagaggcccggctgtacgtcttctcaccagatccTGTTCGCTGCTAGCCAGCGAACAATCCTGctgcgagcgttctcgtagtccGACCGAGAGTACTCGGATTCTATGCCTTATTCCAGGTACACGAGCGTTCTCGATACCGTTTCTATCTCCGATACGAGCATTCTCGTATACCccgtcgagcgtactcggctcctCCAGGCATCGAATTTCGTATGCAGGGCATTCCCTCATACTTAGTCGAGTCGCCGCTCTGCatccgccttcgtacgagtGTTCTCGTACGTCCGCCGACCAGTTTCGGCCTCAAAGCCTCTAGTGCGAGCGTCCTCGTACTTCCGTCGAGCATACTCGACGTCCTGTTCCTAATTTCGCGTTGCCGCGCACCGGGATTCATCCGCATAATCCATTCAGCGGGCAAACtacgtcgaccaatccgcgccgtcgAACGACCCGTtacgatctacgatcgaacggactcgcgaTACCGTCACAAACGCACTCTCCGACGAGCGTTGcgttgtaccaaccgttgcgacacgatcgcccgcgcttgcgctctctcTGATCGCACcaagacgcctcacgtcaaGCTTTCATAATTCGTTCACCgttgctttaaataattattttaccgtttgcctaaataattatttcaccgtcgccttcatatttatttcaccgTCGCTCTTGTActtatttcacgccgctttcAATCACTATTTCGCCGTTCGCCTAAATAATTGTCTCACCGTTGCCGATACTTCgaatttatttcacgccgccttcaa
This window of the Linepithema humile isolate Giens D197 chromosome 1, Lhum_UNIL_v1.0, whole genome shotgun sequence genome carries:
- the LOC137000566 gene encoding putative nuclease HARBI1, with the protein product MDIQAINIEEIEDIEDVRVIRIPKRYIRDANNPFEFYEESEFKRRFRFSKESILYGILPKIEQYLTKINNRGLPVSPAIQLLVCLRFYASSSFQMVIGDTVALSQPTISRIVFRVSALLASLIKESIKMPTSQERKNENYQLFRILGYGNGAIGLPGIDGAIDCTHIRLTHTRFYRIDEVYRNRKGYFSLNVQTVVGPRMEFLDVVPEYPGSQHDSRIFQNSRIYMQYMQGRLNGKLVGDSGYPTLPFLLTPIGNPQTDEEIMYNTIHGRTRQIVERTYGIWKRRFPCLSRGLGTKLLCSTTIVIACSVLHNLALIFRDELPEDEENDPHDEYEEVPVDPPHWQPGEGFAARQALIERLFR
- the LOC105673392 gene encoding myb/SANT-like DNA-binding domain-containing protein 3, translating into MEKIEKENKSKSKHYTPAEKSLFLQILNKYKQVIECKKSNINTLREKEAAWDCICQEFNNSSLIIQERSIQQLKKLWTNLKQNQRDIITKERQARFATGGGPEKPSTEIDPDVALIAPTLMATAPVLFSSNMNDNEIEDQRQMVQNSSEDVDIEFVETFAENNKENETILCETITSVAKENFITNFITNTNKPTDTSKAAKKRKFTERETEEEVKIQRIKFIIEQEQQLAEVKLRHEERMAAIRETHLKENNTLEIRANSAKAELAELQLKKEKDRIYNPLDSK